Proteins encoded in a region of the Cupriavidus pauculus genome:
- a CDS encoding acetate--CoA ligase family protein produces the protein MSTRLDSLLSPKSIAVIGASDNIHKIGGRPIYYMRQHGYAGAIYPVNPQRETIQGIPSFPSLDALPAVPELAIIVVAGDAAVQAVRDCARLGVQSAIVIASGFGEAGEEGRRQQDEMVRIAKDANLRIVGPNSQGLANFGNGAVASFSTMFIEVPPQDGPVAVVSQSGGMAAMVYGLLRSQGIGVRHVHATGNQADVTVSELALAVAHDPDVRLLLLYLESLSDPDMLAQAAAVARARGVPVVAVKAGRTNAGQRAAASHTGAMASEDRAVDAFLARHGIWRADDAHALARCAPLYLRGWQPSGRRLVVVSNSGASCVMAADAADTLDLSIAPLSDATQAALAERLPGFAATANPVDVTAALLTNSALFGDVLPVVAEDPSADLFLLDIPVAGMGYDVPRFARDAAHFADNAGKPIAVATWQESVASVFRAAGVPTFENAADALAAFRQLTGHQALLRIVAQEPPAAAAIPAPPHGGKTRTLSEAASLARLADAGVNVVEHVLCRTADEAVAAWQKIGAPVAVKASSPQVPHKSEHGLVMLHCNDADTIRRAFAAQTRTLADMRADCEGVLVARMTRGQRELMVGAHWDPTFGAVLLVGDGGKYVEVLRDTALLLAPATPAAVARALSSLRIAPLLAGVRGDKPIDVEALCRLAAGVGRMVHDARGAIASVDLNPVMAGPDGAVVVDALIEVSGQS, from the coding sequence ATGTCCACTCGTCTCGACTCCCTGCTCTCGCCCAAGTCCATCGCCGTGATCGGCGCCTCCGACAATATCCACAAGATCGGCGGCCGGCCAATCTACTACATGCGCCAGCACGGCTATGCCGGCGCGATCTACCCGGTCAATCCGCAGCGCGAAACGATTCAGGGCATCCCTTCGTTCCCCTCGCTGGACGCGCTGCCCGCGGTGCCGGAACTCGCGATCATCGTGGTCGCCGGCGACGCCGCCGTGCAGGCCGTGCGCGATTGCGCGCGGCTCGGCGTGCAGTCGGCGATCGTCATCGCCTCGGGTTTCGGTGAAGCCGGCGAGGAAGGCAGGCGCCAGCAGGACGAGATGGTGCGCATTGCGAAAGACGCCAATCTCCGCATCGTCGGCCCCAATAGTCAGGGCCTCGCCAACTTCGGCAACGGCGCGGTCGCCAGTTTCTCGACCATGTTCATCGAAGTCCCGCCGCAGGACGGCCCCGTCGCCGTGGTCAGCCAGAGCGGCGGCATGGCGGCCATGGTCTACGGCCTGCTGCGCAGCCAGGGCATCGGCGTGCGGCACGTGCATGCCACGGGCAACCAGGCCGACGTCACCGTCAGCGAACTGGCGCTGGCCGTCGCGCACGACCCGGACGTCAGGCTGCTGCTGCTCTATCTGGAAAGCCTCTCGGACCCGGACATGCTCGCGCAGGCCGCCGCGGTGGCACGCGCACGCGGCGTGCCCGTGGTCGCCGTCAAGGCCGGCCGCACGAACGCGGGCCAGCGCGCGGCCGCGTCGCATACGGGCGCGATGGCAAGCGAAGACCGAGCGGTAGATGCATTCCTCGCGCGGCACGGCATCTGGCGTGCGGACGACGCCCACGCGCTCGCACGCTGCGCGCCGCTGTACCTGCGCGGCTGGCAGCCATCGGGCCGCCGGCTCGTGGTCGTCAGCAATTCGGGCGCAAGCTGCGTGATGGCCGCCGACGCGGCCGATACGCTCGACCTGTCCATCGCCCCGCTCTCCGACGCGACGCAGGCCGCGCTCGCCGAACGCCTGCCCGGCTTCGCCGCCACCGCAAACCCCGTCGATGTCACGGCCGCCCTGCTGACCAACAGCGCGCTGTTCGGGGACGTGCTGCCGGTCGTCGCCGAAGATCCGTCCGCGGATCTGTTTCTGCTCGATATCCCCGTGGCCGGCATGGGCTACGACGTCCCCCGTTTCGCGCGCGACGCCGCGCATTTTGCCGACAACGCGGGCAAGCCGATCGCCGTGGCCACATGGCAGGAGTCGGTCGCCAGCGTGTTCCGCGCGGCCGGTGTGCCGACCTTCGAGAACGCGGCCGATGCGCTGGCCGCGTTCCGCCAGCTGACCGGCCATCAGGCGCTGCTGCGCATCGTCGCGCAGGAACCGCCGGCCGCCGCGGCCATACCCGCGCCTCCGCATGGCGGCAAGACGCGCACGCTGTCCGAAGCCGCGAGCCTCGCGCGCCTGGCCGACGCGGGCGTCAACGTGGTCGAGCACGTGCTGTGCCGCACCGCCGACGAAGCCGTGGCCGCGTGGCAAAAGATCGGCGCGCCCGTCGCCGTCAAGGCCAGTTCGCCGCAGGTTCCGCACAAGAGCGAACACGGCCTGGTCATGCTGCATTGCAATGACGCCGATACCATCCGGCGGGCCTTTGCCGCGCAGACGCGCACGCTCGCCGACATGCGGGCCGACTGTGAAGGCGTGCTCGTCGCGCGCATGACGCGCGGCCAGCGCGAGCTCATGGTCGGCGCGCACTGGGATCCGACCTTCGGCGCAGTGTTGCTCGTAGGCGACGGTGGCAAGTACGTCGAGGTGCTGCGCGACACGGCGCTGCTGCTGGCGCCCGCCACCCCGGCGGCGGTCGCGCGCGCGCTGTCGTCGCTGCGCATCGCGCCGCTACTCGCGGGCGTGCGCGGCGACAAGCCGATCGACGTGGAAGCGCTCTGCAGGCTGGCTGCCGGGGTGGGCCGCATGGTTCACGACGCGCGCGGCGCGATCGCCTCGGTCGATCTCAACCCCGTGATGGCGGGCCCCGATGGCGCGGTGGTCGTCGATGCTTTGATCGAGGTGTCCGGGCAAAGCTGA
- a CDS encoding malate/lactate/ureidoglycolate dehydrogenase, whose amino-acid sequence MSEHRIPAAALHQWVQDLWLAAGSDAREARLTADHLVLANQSGHDSHGVGMIPKYVLSWQADQLQLNQRVSVVHESGGIVSLDANRGMGQALTEEAMRIGIARAKEHGVCVLGLRRAHHLGRVGHWAEQAAAAGLISIHFVNVLSKPIVAPHGGYDARFGTNPFTIAVPIPGRPPLVLDFATSAIALGKVRVANNKGVPVPPGCLIDDHGNPTNDPSIMFPMAGGPHGALRTFGEHKGYVLAMMCELLGAAVTGGHTIRPETLTHEHAVWNNMLAIVFDPARLGTSTTFGHEVEAFVEWVKASRLQPGTEDILFPGDPERQWRQLRAETIPVDAGTLSQLDDAAARVLQSRGKSPGPLTRLALD is encoded by the coding sequence ATGAGCGAACACCGCATTCCCGCCGCCGCCCTGCACCAGTGGGTGCAGGATCTCTGGCTCGCCGCGGGCTCCGACGCGCGCGAGGCGCGCCTGACCGCCGACCACCTCGTACTGGCCAACCAGTCGGGCCACGACTCGCACGGCGTCGGCATGATTCCCAAGTACGTGCTGTCGTGGCAGGCGGATCAGCTGCAGCTGAACCAGCGCGTGAGCGTCGTGCACGAGTCGGGCGGCATCGTGAGCCTCGATGCCAACCGCGGCATGGGGCAGGCCCTCACCGAAGAGGCGATGCGCATCGGCATTGCGCGCGCGAAGGAACATGGCGTCTGCGTGCTGGGGCTGCGCCGCGCGCATCATCTGGGCCGCGTGGGCCACTGGGCCGAGCAGGCGGCGGCCGCGGGCCTGATCTCGATCCACTTCGTCAACGTGCTGTCCAAGCCGATCGTCGCGCCGCACGGCGGCTACGACGCGCGCTTCGGCACCAATCCGTTCACGATCGCCGTGCCGATTCCGGGCCGCCCGCCGCTCGTGCTCGACTTTGCCACCAGCGCGATCGCGCTCGGCAAGGTGCGCGTGGCCAACAACAAGGGCGTGCCCGTGCCGCCGGGCTGCCTGATCGACGATCATGGCAACCCGACGAACGACCCGTCGATCATGTTCCCGATGGCCGGCGGCCCGCACGGCGCGCTGCGCACGTTCGGCGAGCACAAGGGCTACGTGCTGGCCATGATGTGCGAACTGCTCGGCGCCGCGGTCACGGGCGGCCATACCATCCGGCCGGAGACGCTCACGCACGAGCACGCGGTCTGGAACAACATGCTCGCCATCGTGTTCGATCCCGCTCGCCTCGGCACGAGCACCACGTTCGGCCACGAGGTCGAGGCGTTCGTCGAGTGGGTCAAGGCCTCGCGCCTGCAGCCGGGCACCGAGGACATCCTGTTCCCCGGCGATCCGGAACGGCAATGGCGCCAGCTGCGCGCGGAAACCATTCCCGTCGATGCGGGCACGCTGTCCCAGCTCGACGACGCGGCGGCACGCGTGCTGCAGTCGCGCGGCAAATCGCCAGGGCCGCTGACACGGCTCGCGCTCGATTGA
- a CDS encoding porin, producing the protein MKAHHACLAALSMLPALASAQGSGITLYGVVDDGIEYINHLPRAGNSSASTVRMSAGNLSTSRWGLRGREDLGDGLAAVFLLENGFDLDTGVANQGGRLFGRQAYVGLQQRYGTLSLGRHQNLVYDFSNAFDPMAIATRYSLLMHDRWMSSRSDNSVKFFGQTGSVYYGLLYSTGYDSSAGGEIPGDYKAGREMSAALGYAAGPLALRVVYDDLHGSTLATDDNRERRAAIAGTYTFGPAKAFVGYRWYYGDFTTSSLRTNLYWAGMQYQLTPVISVTGVAYYTDVRNSGGDPYSFVLSGSYAFSKRTDVYTVFGFTRNRDGSNLSLSGFGPSLNRSATTLVNTTEQVGAGQNQFGAVIGIRHRF; encoded by the coding sequence ATGAAAGCCCATCATGCCTGCCTGGCGGCACTGTCCATGCTGCCAGCCCTTGCTTCCGCCCAGGGAAGCGGCATCACCCTCTATGGCGTCGTCGACGACGGCATCGAATACATCAATCACCTGCCCCGCGCCGGCAACAGCAGCGCCTCTACCGTGCGCATGTCGGCCGGCAATCTGTCGACGTCCCGCTGGGGCCTGCGCGGCCGCGAGGACCTCGGCGACGGCCTGGCCGCGGTGTTCCTGCTCGAGAACGGTTTCGACCTCGATACGGGCGTGGCCAATCAGGGGGGCCGCCTGTTCGGCCGTCAGGCCTATGTCGGCCTGCAGCAGCGCTACGGCACGCTGAGTCTCGGCCGCCATCAGAACCTCGTCTACGACTTCTCCAACGCGTTCGACCCGATGGCCATCGCCACGCGCTATTCGCTGCTGATGCACGATCGCTGGATGTCGAGCCGCTCGGACAATTCCGTGAAGTTCTTCGGCCAGACCGGTAGCGTCTACTACGGCCTGCTCTACAGCACGGGCTACGACAGCAGCGCCGGCGGCGAGATTCCGGGCGACTACAAGGCGGGCCGCGAGATGAGCGCCGCGCTCGGCTATGCGGCGGGCCCGCTCGCCCTGCGCGTGGTCTACGACGACCTGCACGGCAGCACGCTGGCCACCGACGACAATCGCGAACGCCGCGCGGCGATTGCCGGCACCTACACGTTCGGCCCGGCCAAGGCGTTCGTCGGGTATCGCTGGTACTACGGCGACTTCACCACGAGCTCGCTGCGCACGAATCTGTACTGGGCCGGCATGCAGTACCAGCTGACCCCGGTGATTTCCGTAACGGGCGTGGCCTACTACACCGACGTGCGCAACAGCGGCGGCGATCCCTACAGCTTCGTGCTGTCGGGCTCATACGCGTTCTCCAAGCGGACGGACGTCTACACGGTGTTCGGCTTCACCCGTAATCGCGACGGCTCCAATCTGAGCCTGAGCGGCTTCGGCCCATCGCTGAACCGGTCCGCGACCACGCTGGTCAACACGACGGAACAGGTCGGCGCCGGCCAGAACCAGTTCGGCGCGGTCATCGGTATCCGCCACCGGTTCTAG
- a CDS encoding Zn-ribbon domain-containing OB-fold protein, whose product MTHPYTEGLAAGVVRYQCCAACGAWQPLTRLACRACGSADLHWQDAGGDATVFAVTEVSRAPTDAFRALAPYTLVLATLDEGPRVMGHAAPGVRIGDRVRASFLPFGDGTLLRFA is encoded by the coding sequence ATGACGCATCCCTATACCGAAGGACTGGCCGCCGGCGTGGTCCGCTACCAATGCTGCGCGGCATGCGGCGCGTGGCAACCGCTCACCCGGCTCGCGTGCCGGGCGTGCGGCAGCGCCGACCTCCACTGGCAGGACGCCGGCGGCGACGCCACGGTCTTCGCCGTCACCGAAGTCTCCCGCGCGCCGACCGATGCGTTCCGCGCGCTCGCCCCGTACACGCTCGTCCTCGCCACGCTCGACGAAGGCCCGCGCGTCATGGGCCACGCAGCCCCCGGCGTACGCATCGGCGACCGCGTGCGCGCGTCGTTCCTGCCGTTTGGCGACGGCACCCTGCTGCGATTTGCCTGA
- a CDS encoding thiolase family protein, with amino-acid sequence MTASYVRGVGNTPFGRLPGSTPLTLMADAASVALEQAGLRRQDVDGVLCGYATTLPHLMLADLFCETASLSPAYAHGMAGGGATGGLMAMLAHDLVRAGRCRNVLVVAGENRLSGQSRDQSMQTLAQVGEPAIEVPNGASVPAYYALLASRYLHETGLEADALAEFAVLMRRHAGGHPDAHLREPMTLADALAAKWIAAPLRLSDCCPISDGAVAVVVSIEPGAGTPVRIAGAGQAHRHQHLSAIESVMDSGAADAAARAFADAGCAVADIDLLAIYDSFTITLVMLLEELGIAPRGRAIERLRAGDFGVDGVLPLNTHGGLLAFGHSGVAGGLMHLAEASRQLAGRAGARQIAPQGGTARRRALFHADGGVLSSHVSLILETA; translated from the coding sequence ATGACAGCGAGCTATGTACGCGGCGTGGGCAACACGCCTTTCGGCCGGCTGCCCGGCAGCACGCCGCTGACACTGATGGCGGACGCGGCGTCGGTCGCGCTGGAGCAGGCCGGCCTGCGGCGCCAGGACGTCGATGGCGTGCTGTGCGGCTATGCCACGACGCTGCCGCATCTGATGCTGGCCGACCTGTTCTGCGAGACCGCGTCGCTCTCCCCGGCCTATGCGCATGGCATGGCCGGCGGCGGGGCAACCGGCGGCCTGATGGCGATGCTCGCGCACGACCTCGTCCGCGCGGGCCGCTGCCGCAATGTGCTCGTGGTGGCCGGCGAGAACCGGCTGTCCGGCCAGAGCCGCGACCAGTCCATGCAAACGCTGGCGCAGGTCGGCGAGCCCGCCATCGAGGTGCCCAATGGCGCGTCGGTCCCCGCCTACTATGCGCTGCTGGCCTCGCGCTATCTGCACGAGACCGGGCTCGAAGCGGATGCGCTGGCCGAGTTTGCCGTGCTGATGCGCAGGCATGCGGGGGGCCATCCCGATGCCCATCTGCGCGAGCCGATGACGCTGGCGGATGCGCTTGCCGCCAAATGGATCGCGGCGCCGCTGCGGCTGTCCGACTGCTGCCCGATTTCGGATGGCGCGGTAGCCGTGGTGGTCTCCATCGAGCCGGGCGCGGGCACGCCGGTGCGCATTGCCGGCGCGGGACAGGCGCATCGGCACCAGCATCTGTCGGCGATCGAAAGCGTGATGGACTCGGGCGCGGCCGATGCCGCCGCGCGCGCGTTCGCCGACGCGGGCTGCGCGGTGGCCGATATCGATCTGCTCGCCATCTACGACTCGTTCACGATCACGCTCGTGATGCTGCTCGAGGAACTGGGCATCGCGCCGCGCGGCCGTGCGATCGAACGGCTGCGCGCGGGCGACTTCGGCGTCGATGGCGTGCTGCCGCTCAACACGCATGGCGGCCTGCTCGCGTTCGGCCACTCGGGCGTGGCGGGCGGCCTCATGCATCTGGCGGAAGCCAGCCGCCAGCTCGCGGGCCGCGCCGGCGCACGGCAGATCGCGCCCCAAGGCGGGACAGCAAGGCGGCGCGCACTGTTCCACGCGGACGGCGGCGTGCTGTCGTCCCATGTCAGCCTGATCCTGGAGACCGCATGA
- the garL gene encoding 2-dehydro-3-deoxyglucarate aldolase has product MSTAPHLPHLSPLPNQFRADVLARKRLIGCWSSLGHPITTEIVGLAGFDWILLDGEHSPNDVLTFVPQLMALKDSTSAPVVRPPWNDPVMLKRLLDVGFYNFLIPFVESAEEARRAVRATRYPPDGIRGVSGIQRQNRYGTLPDFFKTINENICVLVQVESRKGVEAIDEICAEPGVDGIFIGPNDLAAAYGHLGNPNHPDVQAAVQRIYDAANRAGKAIGTLTPVEAEARRYLDMGAHFVAVGLDHGLLRDATRALRQKFAD; this is encoded by the coding sequence ATGAGCACCGCCCCCCATCTGCCCCACCTGTCGCCGCTGCCGAACCAGTTTCGCGCGGACGTGCTCGCCCGCAAGCGGCTGATCGGCTGCTGGAGTTCGCTCGGCCATCCCATCACGACCGAAATCGTCGGTCTGGCCGGCTTCGACTGGATCCTGCTCGACGGCGAGCACTCGCCCAACGACGTGCTGACGTTCGTGCCGCAGCTGATGGCACTCAAGGACAGCACGAGCGCGCCCGTCGTGCGCCCGCCGTGGAACGATCCGGTCATGCTCAAGCGCCTGCTCGACGTGGGCTTCTACAATTTCCTGATCCCGTTCGTGGAATCGGCCGAGGAAGCCCGCCGCGCGGTACGCGCCACGCGCTATCCGCCCGACGGCATCCGCGGCGTGTCCGGCATCCAGCGCCAGAACCGCTACGGCACGCTGCCGGACTTCTTCAAGACCATCAACGAGAACATCTGCGTGCTCGTGCAGGTGGAAAGCCGCAAGGGCGTGGAAGCGATCGACGAGATCTGCGCGGAGCCCGGCGTCGATGGCATCTTCATCGGCCCCAACGACCTCGCGGCCGCCTACGGCCATCTGGGCAACCCGAACCACCCCGACGTGCAGGCCGCCGTGCAGCGCATCTACGATGCGGCCAATCGCGCGGGCAAGGCCATCGGCACGCTGACGCCTGTCGAGGCCGAGGCGCGCCGCTATCTGGACATGGGCGCGCATTTCGTCGCTGTGGGCCTCGACCATGGCCTGCTGCGCGATGCGACGCGCGCGCTGCGCCAGAAGTTTGCCGACTGA
- a CDS encoding thiamine pyrophosphate-binding protein — translation MTASTSSPSARTGGRVLVDQLRIHGAERIFCVPGESFLDVLDALHDQPAIDLVVCKHEGAAANMAEADGKLTGKPGICFVTRGPGATHASIGVHIAQQDSTPMIMFVGQIAREHKGREAFQEVDYAAVFGTLAKWAVEIDDPKRIPEVVARAFQVATSGRPGPVVIALPEDVLDNLCETADAAPYRVVAAAPRPEDTAALAAALAEAKRPLVIAGGANWTEATARDFAAFVKTWNLPVACVFRRQDTFDNRDPHYVGHLSLGVSPKLAERVRGADLIIAFGTRLGDIATDGYTMLQVPRPVQKLVHIHADNAELGRVYQADLPIHAGVEPGAAMLASLKPAATPVWGDWTAGARAEHEAFVTVPRPHPELTGVDMAAAMAHLNDVLPADSILTNGAGNYTVWLHRFYAYRQPRTELAPTCGAMGYGLPAAIAAKLRSPEKTVIAFAGDGCFLMYPQEIATAAAHGANLIVIVVNNGMYGTIRMHQERRYPGRQSGTTIPSPDFIGMARACGAVAERVERTEDFPAALERARAATVAEQKPALIELVTDPLQITPAMRVTDLPA, via the coding sequence ATGACCGCTTCGACTTCCTCCCCCTCGGCCCGCACCGGTGGCCGCGTCCTCGTCGATCAACTGCGTATCCATGGTGCCGAACGCATCTTCTGCGTGCCCGGCGAGAGCTTTCTCGACGTTCTGGACGCGCTGCACGACCAGCCCGCGATCGACCTCGTGGTATGCAAGCACGAGGGTGCCGCGGCGAACATGGCCGAGGCCGATGGCAAGCTGACCGGCAAGCCGGGCATCTGCTTCGTGACGCGCGGGCCGGGTGCCACGCATGCGAGCATCGGCGTGCATATCGCGCAGCAGGATTCGACGCCGATGATCATGTTCGTCGGCCAGATCGCGCGCGAGCACAAGGGGCGCGAGGCCTTCCAGGAGGTCGATTACGCGGCGGTGTTCGGCACGCTGGCCAAGTGGGCCGTGGAGATCGACGATCCGAAGCGCATCCCCGAGGTCGTGGCGCGCGCATTCCAGGTGGCCACGTCGGGCCGGCCGGGGCCCGTGGTGATCGCGCTGCCGGAGGACGTGCTGGACAACCTGTGCGAGACCGCCGATGCGGCGCCGTACCGCGTGGTGGCCGCCGCGCCGCGGCCCGAGGATACGGCCGCGCTGGCGGCGGCACTGGCCGAAGCGAAGCGGCCGCTCGTGATCGCGGGCGGCGCGAACTGGACCGAGGCCACCGCGCGCGACTTCGCGGCGTTCGTGAAGACGTGGAACCTGCCGGTGGCCTGCGTGTTCCGCCGTCAGGACACCTTCGACAACCGCGATCCGCACTATGTGGGCCACCTGAGCCTTGGCGTGAGCCCGAAGCTGGCGGAGCGGGTGCGCGGCGCGGACCTGATCATCGCGTTCGGCACGCGCCTCGGCGATATCGCGACCGATGGCTACACGATGCTGCAGGTGCCGCGGCCGGTGCAGAAGCTCGTGCATATCCATGCCGACAATGCCGAACTGGGGCGCGTCTATCAGGCCGACCTGCCGATTCATGCGGGCGTGGAGCCCGGCGCCGCGATGCTGGCCTCGCTGAAACCTGCCGCGACGCCGGTCTGGGGCGACTGGACGGCCGGCGCGCGCGCCGAGCATGAGGCGTTCGTCACGGTGCCCAGGCCGCATCCGGAACTGACCGGCGTCGATATGGCCGCCGCGATGGCGCACCTGAACGACGTGCTGCCGGCGGATTCGATCCTGACCAACGGCGCGGGCAACTACACGGTGTGGCTGCACCGCTTCTACGCCTACAGGCAGCCGCGCACGGAACTGGCGCCGACCTGTGGCGCGATGGGCTATGGCCTGCCCGCGGCAATCGCGGCCAAGCTGCGTTCGCCCGAGAAGACCGTGATCGCGTTCGCGGGCGATGGCTGCTTCCTGATGTATCCGCAGGAGATCGCCACGGCGGCCGCGCATGGGGCCAACCTGATCGTCATCGTGGTCAACAACGGGATGTACGGCACGATCCGCATGCATCAGGAGCGGCGTTACCCGGGGCGTCAGAGCGGGACGACGATCCCGTCGCCGGACTTTATCGGCATGGCGCGGGCTTGCGGCGCGGTGGCCGAGCGCGTGGAGCGGACCGAGGATTTCCCCGCGGCGCTTGAGCGCGCACGGGCGGCCACGGTGGCCGAACAGAAGCCGGCCCTGATCGAGCTCGTGACCGATCCGCTGCAGATCACGCCCGCCATGCGGGTGACGGACCTGCCGGCCTGA
- a CDS encoding ABC transporter substrate-binding protein, producing the protein MRIPFGRKALGALALAAFGTLPAGQATAQPKPGISDDVVKMGLLLDMSGLYADVTGRGSAAAAQMAIDDFGGKVLGKKIELVVVDHQNKADIAANKAREWFDTDHVDAILDVAASAPALAVLDVAKQKNRIVVFSGPGTERITNDLCTPVSVHYAYDTYALANTTAKAMVQRGGKTWYFLTADYAFGHTLQQSATAVVQEAGGTVLGASRHPTGASDFASYLLQAQASKAQVVGLANAGGDTVNAIKAASEFGLTRNNAQRMAGLLLYINDIHAIGLKTAQGLVLTEAFYWDMNDETRAWSRKYFDKVKKMPNMSQAGVYSSVTHYLKAVQAAGTDETAAVMKQMKSMPINDFFAKNGRIREDGRMVHDMYLFEVKAPGESKYPWDYYKVLATVPGDQAFMPPSKSQCPLMKK; encoded by the coding sequence ATGCGTATTCCCTTCGGCCGCAAGGCCCTCGGCGCGCTCGCGCTCGCTGCGTTCGGCACACTGCCGGCCGGCCAGGCCACCGCGCAACCCAAACCCGGCATTTCCGACGACGTGGTCAAGATGGGTCTGTTGCTGGACATGAGCGGCCTGTATGCGGACGTGACCGGCCGCGGCAGCGCGGCCGCGGCGCAGATGGCCATCGACGACTTCGGTGGCAAGGTGCTGGGCAAGAAGATCGAACTCGTGGTGGTCGATCACCAGAACAAGGCCGACATCGCCGCCAACAAGGCGCGCGAGTGGTTCGATACGGACCACGTGGACGCCATTCTCGACGTCGCGGCCTCCGCCCCCGCGCTCGCGGTACTCGACGTGGCCAAGCAGAAGAACCGCATCGTCGTGTTCTCGGGTCCCGGCACCGAGCGCATCACCAACGACCTGTGCACGCCGGTCTCCGTCCACTATGCCTACGACACCTACGCGCTCGCCAACACCACGGCCAAGGCCATGGTCCAGCGCGGTGGCAAGACCTGGTACTTCCTGACCGCCGACTACGCGTTCGGCCACACGCTGCAGCAGTCGGCCACGGCGGTCGTGCAGGAAGCCGGCGGCACCGTGCTCGGCGCCTCGCGGCATCCCACGGGCGCGAGCGACTTTGCCTCCTACCTGCTGCAGGCGCAGGCCAGCAAGGCGCAGGTCGTCGGGCTCGCCAACGCGGGCGGCGATACCGTCAACGCGATCAAGGCGGCCTCCGAGTTCGGCCTCACGCGCAACAACGCGCAGCGCATGGCGGGGCTGCTGCTGTACATCAACGACATCCATGCCATCGGCCTCAAGACCGCGCAGGGGCTCGTACTGACGGAAGCGTTCTACTGGGACATGAACGACGAAACCCGCGCGTGGTCGCGCAAGTACTTCGACAAGGTCAAGAAGATGCCCAATATGAGCCAGGCGGGCGTCTATTCGTCGGTGACGCACTATCTCAAGGCCGTACAGGCCGCCGGGACCGACGAGACCGCGGCCGTCATGAAGCAGATGAAGTCGATGCCGATCAACGACTTCTTCGCGAAGAACGGCCGCATTCGCGAGGACGGCCGCATGGTCCACGACATGTACCTGTTCGAAGTCAAGGCGCCCGGCGAGTCCAAGTATCCGTGGGACTACTACAAGGTGCTGGCCACTGTGCCCGGCGACCAGGCCTTTATGCCGCCGTCCAAATCCCAATGCCCCCTGATGAAGAAATAA
- a CDS encoding Bug family tripartite tricarboxylate transporter substrate binding protein, with protein sequence MPFPHLSTGMMRPLFAALCVACMATAPQARAQSADKYPSKPINYVVPFAAGGTTDLLGRLIGQRLSQVLGQSVVVENRPGAGGNIGSDYVAKAAPDGYTLVGGTISSHSINVSLYPKMPYDPVKNFQPVALIGTLPNVLVVNASSPWKSVEDVIAAAKAKPGAINFGSSGNGTSQHLSAELFANMAGLKLTHVPYKGSSQAVQALLGNQVDLVFENSVAAVPMIQSGKFRALATTGPKRSAELPDVPTVSEAGLKGYEIVSWQAIFAPAGTPAPIVNKLATEIGKIIREPEMRAKLAGLGVEPSGAGPAELGAFQKREVAKWAELIKVANIRLE encoded by the coding sequence ATGCCCTTTCCCCATCTCTCGACCGGGATGATGCGGCCGCTGTTTGCCGCGCTTTGTGTCGCATGCATGGCCACGGCGCCCCAGGCGCGAGCCCAGTCGGCCGACAAATACCCCTCCAAGCCCATCAACTACGTCGTGCCGTTCGCGGCGGGCGGCACCACGGACCTGCTCGGCCGCCTGATCGGCCAGCGTCTGTCGCAGGTGCTCGGCCAGTCGGTCGTCGTGGAGAACCGGCCCGGCGCCGGCGGCAATATCGGTTCCGACTATGTGGCCAAGGCCGCCCCCGATGGCTACACGCTGGTCGGCGGCACCATCAGCTCGCACTCGATCAACGTGAGCCTGTATCCCAAGATGCCGTACGACCCGGTCAAGAACTTCCAGCCGGTGGCGCTTATCGGCACGCTGCCCAATGTACTCGTGGTCAACGCCAGCAGTCCGTGGAAGTCCGTTGAGGACGTGATCGCCGCGGCCAAGGCCAAGCCGGGCGCGATCAATTTCGGCTCGTCGGGCAACGGCACCTCGCAGCATCTGTCGGCCGAGCTGTTCGCCAACATGGCCGGCCTCAAGCTCACGCACGTGCCGTACAAGGGCAGCAGCCAGGCCGTGCAGGCGCTGCTCGGCAATCAGGTGGACCTCGTCTTCGAGAACAGCGTGGCCGCCGTGCCGATGATCCAGTCCGGCAAGTTCCGCGCGCTGGCCACCACGGGTCCGAAGCGCTCGGCCGAGCTGCCCGACGTGCCCACGGTGTCCGAGGCGGGCCTCAAGGGCTACGAGATCGTGTCGTGGCAGGCCATCTTCGCGCCGGCCGGCACGCCCGCGCCGATCGTCAACAAGCTCGCCACCGAGATCGGCAAGATCATCCGCGAACCCGAGATGCGCGCGAAGCTCGCCGGGCTCGGCGTGGAGCCCTCCGGTGCGGGCCCCGCGGAACTGGGTGCGTTCCAGAAGCGCGAAGTCGCCAAATGGGCGGAGCTGATCAAGGTAGCCAACATCCGACTGGAGTAA